The sequence GATCGCAAAGGCGGGGTGGCCGACCTCCTCGATCAACCGCACGGTCGAGGCCGCCGTGTCGGCCAGCGTTTTCGGATGGGTCTCGGCAAGCAGCTGGATGCCGTAGCCCGCGGTGATCGCGCAGATGTCCTTCAGCCGCGAAACGATCCGCTGCCGCTCGTCGGCGCTGACCTCGGCGCTGCCGCGATTGCCGGCAAAGGTCCGGATCTTGCGCGTCCGCCACCGGCGCGCCAGCCGGCAAAGCTCGACCGTCTTGGTGCGCAGCGTTTCGGCGTCGCCGTCGAGCGGCAGGTAGTCGCTGATCATCGGCACCGAGAGGCCATAGCCATCCAGCCATTCCGCATTACGGTCCGGGCGCGGCGCGAGATTTCGCGCATGCGCACCCCAGAGTTCGATGCCCTGGAAATCATTGGCTTCGGCCCAGGCGGCGATCTCGTCCAGCGATATGAGGTGATGCCGGAAGGTGATGGTGCAAAGCGAAACTCTCATCGCGCAACTCTCTTCAAGGGGGTGTGGCTTTCCGCGGGGATGGCAAGGTCGCACCAGCGTTCGAAGACTTCGGCGAGCTTGGTTTTCAGTCTCGTTTCGAGCCGGTCCGCCTCGTCGAGGCGCTCGAAGACCGGCGCGGCCAGAGCGCGGTCGCCGGTCTGGGCCAGCTTCATGCAGGCGTAGTGCAGGGTCTTCAGCGCCTGGACCAGCGCCTCGATTTCCTCGCACCACCCTTCGAACTCGCCCGACGGCAGCTTCAGCGCCCGCCAGTAGAAGGCGAAACCGTGCTCATAGGCATATTTTCGGATGGTGATGACCGGCAGCTCACGCACCGCCGCGCCGAGATCTGTAAGCATCACCCCGTTCGTGCCATCGAGATGCGCGGCAACGATCGCTCTGACGGCATCGACGAACGGATTGCGTTCCCGGACGAAGCAGGCCTCGAAATAGGCTTTCAGATCTTCGGCAAACGGCGCGCGTGCCTCGGCATTGTCGAAGACATAACCGCCACCGACGGTCGGCTGCATGATGGCGTGAATGACCTTCTCGCGGGCGATCTCGCCCTCCCAGCGATAGTCGGGATCGTGCACGAACCATGTGTCGGGATCGGCCGTCTCCTGCAGCATCAGATAGTGCGGGAAGGGGTTCTGGTTGAACTTGTTCTCGCGTTCCGGCAGGTGGAACATGTCGAGCATGACCATGACCGAGCCGGTCTCGCCGCGCTGCTTCAACAGCCCGAGGAGCACCGCGAGGTTGTCGAGCTTGGTGCGCTGCGGGTCGTACCACTCGACGACGGAGACGCCGTAAAGCCGCTCGAACCAGCCGCGGAAAAATTCCTGGGTGATGTCGGGTGCATGATAGAGAAGCTCGAAACGCTCGCTGACCGCGAATTTCGCGTCCCAGACGCCGAAATAGAATGGCCGCTGGTCCAGCCCGTTTCGCTTCAGGCCATCCGAAACGCAGCTGACAAAGCAATGGACCTTGATGTCGTAATAGGCCTCGCCGTGCACGCCTTCGTCGGTCGTCCCGCCGGTGAGCGGAAAGGCCGGCACGATGGTCGCGGTGGGCTTGGGCACATAGAGCGCGACGAGATCGGCGACCGTTTCGATCTCCTGTTTCGCGATCGCCTCTTCCGGCACCGACAGCCCGTATTCGAGCTCGAGATTGAGGAAGATTTCGAGGATCAGGACGGAGTCGAGATAAAGATCTTCGTTGAGGCGGGCGTCGAGGCCGAAGCCGTCCATATGCCCATGCGCCATCTTGTCGGTCAGGACGGCCTCGACCGCCACCAGAACTTCGCTTTCGGTCATGATGCGGCTCCCGCAATCGGTTTGTTGAATTCGCCTGCCAGATGACGGGCCGCGACGTCGCGGCGGCTGATCTTGCCGTTCGCCTGGCGCGGAACCGCGTCGATCTGCAGGATTTCCATCGGCAACTGGTGAGATGCGAGGTGGCGGCTGCACCATTCGCGCACGGCTTGCGGCGCCACCGGCGCCTCGGCGCTGAAGAGCAACGCGACACGCTCCCCGGCAAAACGGTCGGCCTTGCGGAAGGCCACCGCATCGGTAACCTCCGGCATCGCCATGACCGCATCCTCCACGTCCTTCGGATAGACGTTGAGGCCGGAGACGTTGATCATGTCGTCCAGGCGGGAAACGAAGATGAGCATGCCGTCGGCGCGGCGGTAGCCGAGGTCGCGCGTGTGGATCGGCGCGCCGTCGCCGTTGCTGACGACGATCTCGCCCGTATCCTCGGCGCTGTCGCCGGTGGCGGCGATCAGATGCGGCAGGACGAAGCCCATGTCGCCGGCAGACGTCACATCGGGATTGATGGCGATGCAGCCGGATTCCGAGCAGCCATATTGCTGGAACATGAAACGGCTCTTGGCGCGGATATCGGCAAACCACGGCTCGGGCAGCAGCGTGCCCGAGGTCATCGTCGCGTGGATCTGCTCGCCCGCGGGCATCAGCCGCGCTAGCGTATGCAGGATCGCCGGCGAGGAGTAGAGCAGCGGCCGTTCGGTCTCGCGCAGCACCTTCAGGAGATATTTCGGGTTCGCGGTATTGACGATGACGGGTGTCTGCCCGCGCTTCAGTGCCACCAGGATACCGCAGATCAGCCCGTAGGAATGGGTGGCCGGGCAGGCGATGACCGGCGTCATGTCCTCCGGCTCGCGGAAGGTGCCGACATAGCTTTCGATCTCGGCATCGATTTCGGCCCACCTGCGCGCCACGCATTTCGGCGCGCCAGTCGTGCCGGAGCTCATCTGCAACAGCGTGCCTTCAGGCGAAAGCTGGCCGGATGGTTCGAGAACGTCGGCCGTCAGGCTGTTGTAGAACAGCCGGTCGCAGCTAGCACCGATCGCGAGCTTGCGCGCGGCCGGATAGGGTGTGCCCGGATGGATCGGCAGCACGCTCGCCCCTGCCTTGCGGATGGCAAAGAACAGCGCCAGCCAATCGGCCGTTTCCGAGAAGCAGACGGCGTAGCGGCCGGTGTCTTGCGCGCTCAGGCCGATCTCGGCTGCGAGCTCTGCCGATCTGGTGCTGAAATAGGCCTCGTCATAGAGCCTGTCGTCGATACGGATCATGGCTTTCTCCTTCGTTGGAGCGTTCTTGCGGCCAAGGCGTTCGCCACCTCGTGGTGGTATTCCGGCTTGAGCGCGAGCAGCTTCCTCGTCATCAGGGATTCGGTCAGGATGCGGGGAAGGTCGCAGGCAAGCTGCGCCAGCCGCTCCGTCGCGCCGTGCTCCGCCTCGTAGGCGGCAAGCACGGTCTGGACGCGCTGCCAGAAGAGCGTTTCCGGCAGGTCGTAGCAGTGGTCGAGAAGGTGGGAGATCTCACTCAGATTGTAGACGAACAGCGTGTCCATCACCAATTCGCGCAGCGAATCCAGGTTGTCCGTCCAATAGAACTGGTCAGGCTCCGCCTCCCGGTAAGCTGGATGGAGCGACAGGAAATCCGGCGCCTTTTCCGGCGCGCGCAGGAAGCCCGGCGAAAACTCGATGCTCTCGTGAAAATCACGAAGGATCAGCCGCACCGGCCAGCCATCGCGATGGACCAGAAGCATGTTCTGCCCATGCGCTTCAACCGCCAGCCCATGGTGCACCAGGAGGTGCCAGACGGGTAGGACGGCGACTTCAATCAGGCGGTTGATCCAGGGCATCAGACCGAAGCGCTGGATCCAGTCGTCGGCGAAGGCACGCCCGTCCGCTTCGACCATCATCAGCGCGTTGAAGGGAATGACGGCCTCGCCTGAGCCAAGCGTCGCTTCCGCACTCTCGCGCCAGATGGCTGCGACCTGTCCGGCCAAAGGGCCGTCGCTGTCGGCGATGATGCCGGCATATTCCTGCAGGACGGTGAGCGGATAGCGGTCGCGAAAGGCCGGATCTCGGGCAACCATCCCGGCGATCCAGCGCGAGATCACCGGCGCCGTGCACACCGAATGCGCCTCAAGGATGCGGCGCGACGAGGTGTTGACCATGTTGAGCGGCAGCTTGATGCTCGCGGCCAGCGGCCGATCCTGGTTCAACAGGGAACGAACTGACTGCGTCGCCGTGTACCGGTCACCCGCCGGACCAAGGCAAAAGGCTTCACCCGCGGTGATCCAGCCCGAAAGCTCAGTCTCGCTGAGTTCGCGCCACTGCCAGGGATGCAGCGGCAGAAGGCCGAACAGGTCAGGCGAAACATCGCACTCGTGCCGCTTCGCCCGGAGTTCGGACCAGGTTTCCTCGCCCAGTTCCGTTTCCCAGAAGGCATCCTCATCACCAGGGATCGCGCAGCGAAGATGCTTGCGCGCCACCAGCAACCAGACGAGCTGGAACGCGCCCCCCATTTCGGGTCCATAGGCTGCATGGTCGGCGACGGAAAAGCCGGTACGTGCCTTATAGCAGGGGTGGTAGGGATGGCCCTCGTCCAGCGCTCCCTCCAACTCGGCAAATGACAAGGCGCGGCGCAGCCGCGTCGGTACCTGACGCTCGTTCCAGGCGCTGAAGGCAATCGTCTGCGTCAGTTCGTTGAGCAGCTTTCCGCGTGTCGGTCCGCTGCCCGGCAGGACGGATACCAACTGCGCCAGCGGCGGCACGACCCAGCCGTCGGCGTCATCGCGCATTTCTACCGATCCGGCAGCCAGCCGCAGCCGGCCAAAGGGACCGATGGCGCCGCAGCAGCGGAACTGCCGACCACCGAGCGACCAGTGGAAGGTGGTGATATCCCCGTCCGTGTGCTCGCTGGCCTCAACGATGCCTTCGAACAGCAGCGCGGCAACGAGCTGGCGGAGCACCCGCTCGTCCGGGCGGCCCTTGAGATCAAGAGGCAATGGCATGGTCGGTCCTCGGCGCAGTCAGAACGGCCGGCGCCCGGAGCGGGTTCGGCACAGGGCGATAAAGGGACGGCGCGTTGCTGGATTGCAGTTCGTCGACGTCGTAGAGGCGCGTCGTCAGGTTAGCCTTGGAGACGATCGTCGGCAGATCGAGCACGTGACGGGCGAAGTCGCGACCGGCGCCACTCATCCGGGTGGCATAGCGCTCGATATGCGCGCGCAATTCGCGCAGGAGCAGGCTCTCGTCGCAGAGCCCGTCATGGCCCATGCGGCTGATCACCGAGAAGACCTGATTGACGATCAGGTAATAGGCGAAGCGATCCCGGATCTCGCTCTCGGCAAAATAGAGGGACGCGATCCTTTCAGTCTCGGGCACATGCCCGGCAATCAGGCTGCGATACCGCTCCGAGAGATAGAAGCCCTGATTGTCGCGGTAGTAGCTGACGGACGGATAGCCGGTGCCAACGTCCAACAGGCTGTTTTGCTGGTGGGCTTCAAGCGCTATCCCGTAGTCGTCATAGAGACGGAGCAGCGGTTCGACGGCGCAGTCGAGATAGCGGCGAAACCAGGCAAGCGCCGCATCCGCCAGGTTTTCGCCGGCGCGCAGAGCAGCCCTCTCAACCAGCCTTGCCAGCCGGGATGGCGCGCCGGGTAGCGGATCGGCGGTCAGGGCCGCGACGGTGACGACGCCCCGCCCGCCGCTCCCGAAAAACGGGTTCTCCCGCAGGATGACTTCAAAGCCGCTCTCGCCGCGTCCCGGCACGTCGAGCGTGATGTAAGCGGGGTCCTGAATGATGCGGAAGTTTCGCGAGCGCTCGGCAAAACCGATCCGGTCGATCAGCTTTGCCATTGCGACGCCCGCTTCGAGTTCCTGGCGACGGTTCAGCCGCACGGAGTTGGTGATGCGCACGGGCAGGGAGAACTTGAGCATCCAGTCGGCATCGGCGCCGTAGACCGTGCGCACCGACGAGGTCGCGGTGAAGGCCGGACCGGCGGGACCGAGATGCCGCAGCCGCCCCTCCCCCAACAAGCCGCTGATATCGGGATCAAGCAGCAGCGCTTCGGCCTGGAGCGGATGCATCGGCAGCAGATATTCGTCGTCGCCGATCGCGAAGCCGTCAGTATCCGGTCCGACCAGCGACCGCACGATCTCGGGCGCTGCAACCGCGCGCGCGCAATCGTGCCTGATATCGCCGCGTTTTGCCGCGAAGTAGTGCAGCTTGAACTGGCCGCGCAGTTCCGGCGCGTAGCTCTCCTGCTGCCAATAGGTCATGCCCTGGCGGCTCTTCGGTGTCGGGTGCTGCCAATGGCCGAAAACGAGCGACTGCTCCGCTTCGATGAAATGTCCGCCGTCCGCCGGTTCCGGCGCGGCCCTGTCGATATAGAGTGCGGTCTGCTGGTAGCTTTCGAGCACGCGCATCAGCAGTTCGAGTTCGAAGCCGCGCAGGGCGTCCGCCTGGGCCTCGTCGACCTGGCGGTAGCACTCGTGCACCAGGATATGGAGCGCCGAAATCAGTTCGATCTGGCGCCAGGTGGCGTCGGACACGCCTCTGCCCCATACCCGGCCGAAATGGTGGGGGCCGCAGAGCGACGGCGACGTCACCTCGGCGCGCAGGATCATCTGCTGCCTGGGAAGAGACCATTCCACGCAGTCGACGGCGCGGCCTGGGGCGCGATGCATGGCCCGGATGCCCGGATTGACTTCGCGCAGGTAGCAGTTTGCGAAGCTTTGAAAGGTGGCTATTTCTGCGATTTGCCTAGACGATTGCATCCTGATCCTCGGCACGCGACACGCATAGCCGCGCAATTGCGTTGGGCGCTTTCGACCAACACATTGAATTTTCTGATCCGAACTGTTTTGAAGCGGGCCGCTTAGCCGCCGGCTTGCCAGGCAAGCGGACCGGGCTCTTCCCGGAATGCAAAGCGCAGAAGATGGCTTTCGATCACCGATTTCGTGTCGGCGAGTTCGGCATCGTCGGGCGAGCGGGCGCGAATGCTGAGGCCATCGGCGGTCGCGTGGAGATAGCCGGTGCCGCAGTAGAACCGGAGCTCGGCGCGATCGCCCGCCTGTTCGACGTCGATCTTGTGGGCGAAATGCTTGCAGAGTTGCGTCAGGTACTTCTGGCCGTCTTCCGTCGCAAAATGGGTGGTCGCTTCTTGCATCTGGAACTTCCTGTCTTTCGGCTTTCGCTGCTCTGGCGGCCGGGACTGACCGCCTGAGCGTCTTGGGCGGCTGCCGCCGGGAGGATCCGTCAGCCGCAGTCGGGACCGCCGACCTAGAAGGTCGCTCTGGCGGTCAGGATAAAGGAACGTCCGGGCTCGTAGAGCGGCGTGACTTGACCGAATTCCTGACCGTAGGTCGCGCGGTCCGAATAGGTTTCGTCGAAGATGTTCTTGAGTTCGGCGCGCAGCGTCAGGTTTGGCCGCTGCGGCGGCACATATTCGACGAAAGCGTTGAAGACCTCGTAACCTTGAAGGGGCTTGGAGCCGGCGGCCACGTCGTCGTAGTCGAGCGCGATTTCGGCATCGGCGCCAAAGGTGACGCCCCAATCCGTCAATGTGTGCACCGCCTGCAGGGTGATGATCTGCCCGGCGGGGGTGGCGAGATAGGTGCCGAGGTCGGAATCGGCCGGCTTGCCATCGATCTCGACGTCGATATTGGCGTATTTCACCTTGAAATAGCCGTCGCCCCAGTTGTAGCCGCCGCCGATCTCGAACCCGCGTGAGCGGACGTCATGGGCCTCGATCCCGCGCGCAACGGCAAACCGTGGCGTGCGGGCGTCGTCGAGATCTGTCTGGAAAACGCTGCCTTCCACGGTAAAGCCGTTGTAGTTTGCCTCCAGCCCGAGGATGTAGTTGTCTGCCGTCACCGGCTTCGGGCCGTTGCCATAATCCCAGTTGGGATTGATGATGAAATTCTCGGCGAGCGGAATTCCGGCCCACACATGCGAGTAGCCGGCTTTGGCCGTCAACAGGTCTTCGACGAGGTCGTATTCGCCCGAGACGTTTCCGCTGAAACCGGAGTTGTTCCACGTCTGGCCGGTGGTGCCGGTAAAGCGCTGATTGTCGCCGCGCGCACCGAAGGAGAGGCGTGTGCGCTCGAAGGGCTCCAGCCGCGCCTGGGCATAGAGACCGACATTGCGCGCCTTCTCCGAGCCCGGATCGAAGAGATCCCTGAGCTTTGCCTCGTCATCGTAGAAATCGATGCCGGCGACGACGTTGCCGATATCGAAGGAGAACTTGTTCTCGAACTTGCCGTTGAAGCTGTCCGACGCGCCGACACCCTGGTAGCTCACAGGAATGCCCGGCGTCGGCTTCGGATAAACAGGCACCTCGACTTCGGTCTTGCTGTAGGCGAGCAGCAATGTCGGATCCCACCAGCCCTCGGGCGTGCTGTCGGTATAGGTGAACACCGTGTTGCCCCGTTCGAGCGTGTAGTCGCGGATGCGTGGCTCCCAGGGCTTGCTGCCCGTCGTCGATCCCATATTGGCGCGGAACGGTCGCGGTGCATCGTCGCGTATGCTGTCGTGGCTGATCTCGAAGCGGTCGCCGCTGTCGAACTCGTAGGCGAGTTTTCCAAGCCCGCTCAAGAGGTCGGTGGAGGTTCCCTGCACTTCCTGGCCGTTGCCGGCGGTGAAATCGTTGCCGGTTCCGAAGTTGAAGTACCCGAGGAACTCCAATCCGTCTCGCATGCCGTAGGCCGAGAGCCCGGTTGTCACCGTGTTGCTGTTGAAATTGTAGCTGGACGTGACGGAGCCGCCAAAGCCGTCGCCGTCCAGCAGATCGCGCGCATCGATCGTTTCATAGGAAATCGCGCCGGCGAGCGCCCCCGGACCGGCATCGGCCGGCGCGACGCCGGCATCGACGTTGACGGCCTTGAGCAGGCCCGGATCAATCAGGTTCGTGCCGTTGTGATGAAAGACCTTGTTGTTCTGCCGGCCGCCGTCCATCGTCACCGCGAGGCTGGTTTCCTCGATGCCATGGACATAGACCTTCTGCGACATCGGCAGCGAACTGCCGACCGAAATGCCGGGCTCGCCGGAAAACACGTCGGCAATGTTGGCGGGGTTCTTGCGCTTCAGGTCTTCCGACGAGATGACGATCTCGCCAGCGCCGAGCGGCCCGGCGCCGAAGGCCGAAATCGGATCGAGCACCGTTGCGCCGTCCGCAGCGACAGCAGCGCTGCCACCCGCCGAAACGGCCGAACCGACCAGCGCGGTCCCGCCCGATATCCTGTAGGAAATGCCTGTGCCGGACAAAAGCCGGGCAAGCGCCTGGTCCGCCGTCATCGTTCCGCTGACCTTGGCCGAGCGAAGCCCCTGCGATGTTGAAGCCGCCAGGGTCACCTGCAGGCCGGACTGTCGCCCGAAGGCGTTGAGCGCGGTGGAAAGCGGCTGCGACGGGATGTCGAAGCTGCGGGCATTGCTGACGCGCGACGCGGTCTGCTGGGCGGAGACCGTGGAAACGGGCATCAGCGCGAGGGAGGAAAACGCGGCGATCGCCGTCGTCGTCAGCAGGCGCCGTCTTTCACGGCGACGTCCCGTATCGAATTTCAGATGTCCCTTGCGGCATTTCGGCGAACGCATCTTACCCCCGTCTCGGCATTCCACGCGGCCTTGCGGGCGCGCGTTTCCAACCAAAGACGACCGGCCCCGGATTTTTTTTCACCGGCGCGCGATTTTTTCCTGATTTTTTTACTCCAATTAAAACCGCGTCAGGATGCGGCCATAGCGGGTCACTTCGCGCACTTTGCCGCCGAAGGGCTGCACCAGCGCCTGGAGCGCACGATCCGGATCCTTTAGGTCGTAGACGCCGGTCACGCGCCGCGCCGCGAGATCGGGCTGCGGAATGGAGATCCAGGCGGAATGGTAGCGCTGCAGCCGCTCGGCGGCTGCAGCGACCGTCACATCATTGACGAACATCCTGCCGCTTCGCCAGGCGCCGATCTCGTCTTCCGCGATCGCACTCCGCACGACCGCGCCGGTCGCATGGCTCACCGTCGCCATTTCTCCCGGCGCCAGTTCGAAGTTCTGCCTGTGCGCGTTGGCGCTGTAGGAGACGGCGACCGTGCCGTGCGCCAACTCGACGGTCGTCTCGGTGCTCGCCAGCTGCACATCGAACGCGGTCCCGAGCACGGACACCTCGACGCCCCCCGCCTCGACGACGAAAGGACGCGAGGGATCGCGGGCCACGTTGAAAAAGGCTTCGCCCTTCAGGAGCCTGACATGGCGGGTCCCGGCGCCGATGTCGGTGGCGATGGCGCTGCCGCCGCCCATTTCGATGATCGTCCCGTCCACGAGCGTAACCGTCCTGTTTTGCGCCGTCTCGGTCACATGATCGGCCTGCCACCACACGAAAAGCGACGGCACGGAGACGAAAAGCGCGAGGCAGGCAGCAAGCGCCAGCGCCACGCCGGCGGCCAAGCCGCTCGTCCCCATCCGGCGGCGTTGGCGGATCGTTGTTTCGACGGCAACGGACGGTCTTGCCCCGCGCCAAAGATGCTCGTTCACCGGCGGCACCTCGCCGAGCAGCTGCCAGGTCCGCAAAGCCGTCTCCCAGGCCTGGGCATGCAGATCCGACTGGCCCAGCCACGCACGGAACCCGGCCTCCGTCTCGCGACAGTTCGGGCGCGCCTTCAACTCGAGGAACCAGTCCATGGCCTCCTCGAGCAGAGCCTCCGATATGTGGTTGTCCTTGGTCAAAGCCTTGCCTGCCGCTTGGATGATCGACGCCCTAGCACCTTGTTTCTGTAGCCCCCTACCCCGTCAAGCGGCGTCACCGGGAAGCGGGACGCTTCCGTGGTTCCTTCGCACTGTCTTAAAGACGATCAGCACCGGAATTTTTTTCACACGGGGACCCCTGAAATTCTAGGAGGCGCCGCCGGCAAGCGTTGTCGCAACCCGCATCATGGCGGAGCGCACGTGGCGGTGTGCCGTCGCGACGGAGATGTCGAGGTGGGCTGCGATCTCTTCCAGGGTATAGCCGCCGA comes from Ensifer sp. PDNC004 and encodes:
- a CDS encoding sugar phosphate isomerase/epimerase; the encoded protein is MRVSLCTITFRHHLISLDEIAAWAEANDFQGIELWGAHARNLAPRPDRNAEWLDGYGLSVPMISDYLPLDGDAETLRTKTVELCRLARRWRTRKIRTFAGNRGSAEVSADERQRIVSRLKDICAITAGYGIQLLAETHPKTLADTAASTVRLIEEVGHPAFAINFDTLHVWEGGDDPVAVHRSMKPHIRHYHLKNIVDRTDLTVFEPANVYAAAGSRRGMTPLFEGTVDYDRFLSEITGDPQADASLEWFGNDCFETLRGDRQQINHMVEARAPARRTAGF
- a CDS encoding DUF6005 family protein — its product is MTESEVLVAVEAVLTDKMAHGHMDGFGLDARLNEDLYLDSVLILEIFLNLELEYGLSVPEEAIAKQEIETVADLVALYVPKPTATIVPAFPLTGGTTDEGVHGEAYYDIKVHCFVSCVSDGLKRNGLDQRPFYFGVWDAKFAVSERFELLYHAPDITQEFFRGWFERLYGVSVVEWYDPQRTKLDNLAVLLGLLKQRGETGSVMVMLDMFHLPERENKFNQNPFPHYLMLQETADPDTWFVHDPDYRWEGEIAREKVIHAIMQPTVGGGYVFDNAEARAPFAEDLKAYFEACFVRERNPFVDAVRAIVAAHLDGTNGVMLTDLGAAVRELPVITIRKYAYEHGFAFYWRALKLPSGEFEGWCEEIEALVQALKTLHYACMKLAQTGDRALAAPVFERLDEADRLETRLKTKLAEVFERWCDLAIPAESHTPLKRVAR
- a CDS encoding AMP-binding protein yields the protein MIRIDDRLYDEAYFSTRSAELAAEIGLSAQDTGRYAVCFSETADWLALFFAIRKAGASVLPIHPGTPYPAARKLAIGASCDRLFYNSLTADVLEPSGQLSPEGTLLQMSSGTTGAPKCVARRWAEIDAEIESYVGTFREPEDMTPVIACPATHSYGLICGILVALKRGQTPVIVNTANPKYLLKVLRETERPLLYSSPAILHTLARLMPAGEQIHATMTSGTLLPEPWFADIRAKSRFMFQQYGCSESGCIAINPDVTSAGDMGFVLPHLIAATGDSAEDTGEIVVSNGDGAPIHTRDLGYRRADGMLIFVSRLDDMINVSGLNVYPKDVEDAVMAMPEVTDAVAFRKADRFAGERVALLFSAEAPVAPQAVREWCSRHLASHQLPMEILQIDAVPRQANGKISRRDVAARHLAGEFNKPIAGAAS
- a CDS encoding IucA/IucC family siderophore biosynthesis protein, which translates into the protein MPLPLDLKGRPDERVLRQLVAALLFEGIVEASEHTDGDITTFHWSLGGRQFRCCGAIGPFGRLRLAAGSVEMRDDADGWVVPPLAQLVSVLPGSGPTRGKLLNELTQTIAFSAWNERQVPTRLRRALSFAELEGALDEGHPYHPCYKARTGFSVADHAAYGPEMGGAFQLVWLLVARKHLRCAIPGDEDAFWETELGEETWSELRAKRHECDVSPDLFGLLPLHPWQWRELSETELSGWITAGEAFCLGPAGDRYTATQSVRSLLNQDRPLAASIKLPLNMVNTSSRRILEAHSVCTAPVISRWIAGMVARDPAFRDRYPLTVLQEYAGIIADSDGPLAGQVAAIWRESAEATLGSGEAVIPFNALMMVEADGRAFADDWIQRFGLMPWINRLIEVAVLPVWHLLVHHGLAVEAHGQNMLLVHRDGWPVRLILRDFHESIEFSPGFLRAPEKAPDFLSLHPAYREAEPDQFYWTDNLDSLRELVMDTLFVYNLSEISHLLDHCYDLPETLFWQRVQTVLAAYEAEHGATERLAQLACDLPRILTESLMTRKLLALKPEYHHEVANALAARTLQRRRKP
- a CDS encoding IucA/IucC family siderophore biosynthesis protein, with the protein product MHRAPGRAVDCVEWSLPRQQMILRAEVTSPSLCGPHHFGRVWGRGVSDATWRQIELISALHILVHECYRQVDEAQADALRGFELELLMRVLESYQQTALYIDRAAPEPADGGHFIEAEQSLVFGHWQHPTPKSRQGMTYWQQESYAPELRGQFKLHYFAAKRGDIRHDCARAVAAPEIVRSLVGPDTDGFAIGDDEYLLPMHPLQAEALLLDPDISGLLGEGRLRHLGPAGPAFTATSSVRTVYGADADWMLKFSLPVRITNSVRLNRRQELEAGVAMAKLIDRIGFAERSRNFRIIQDPAYITLDVPGRGESGFEVILRENPFFGSGGRGVVTVAALTADPLPGAPSRLARLVERAALRAGENLADAALAWFRRYLDCAVEPLLRLYDDYGIALEAHQQNSLLDVGTGYPSVSYYRDNQGFYLSERYRSLIAGHVPETERIASLYFAESEIRDRFAYYLIVNQVFSVISRMGHDGLCDESLLLRELRAHIERYATRMSGAGRDFARHVLDLPTIVSKANLTTRLYDVDELQSSNAPSLYRPVPNPLRAPAVLTAPRTDHAIAS
- a CDS encoding DUF2218 domain-containing protein, with translation MQEATTHFATEDGQKYLTQLCKHFAHKIDVEQAGDRAELRFYCGTGYLHATADGLSIRARSPDDAELADTKSVIESHLLRFAFREEPGPLAWQAGG
- a CDS encoding TonB-dependent receptor; the encoded protein is MRSPKCRKGHLKFDTGRRRERRRLLTTTAIAAFSSLALMPVSTVSAQQTASRVSNARSFDIPSQPLSTALNAFGRQSGLQVTLAASTSQGLRSAKVSGTMTADQALARLLSGTGISYRISGGTALVGSAVSAGGSAAVAADGATVLDPISAFGAGPLGAGEIVISSEDLKRKNPANIADVFSGEPGISVGSSLPMSQKVYVHGIEETSLAVTMDGGRQNNKVFHHNGTNLIDPGLLKAVNVDAGVAPADAGPGALAGAISYETIDARDLLDGDGFGGSVTSSYNFNSNTVTTGLSAYGMRDGLEFLGYFNFGTGNDFTAGNGQEVQGTSTDLLSGLGKLAYEFDSGDRFEISHDSIRDDAPRPFRANMGSTTGSKPWEPRIRDYTLERGNTVFTYTDSTPEGWWDPTLLLAYSKTEVEVPVYPKPTPGIPVSYQGVGASDSFNGKFENKFSFDIGNVVAGIDFYDDEAKLRDLFDPGSEKARNVGLYAQARLEPFERTRLSFGARGDNQRFTGTTGQTWNNSGFSGNVSGEYDLVEDLLTAKAGYSHVWAGIPLAENFIINPNWDYGNGPKPVTADNYILGLEANYNGFTVEGSVFQTDLDDARTPRFAVARGIEAHDVRSRGFEIGGGYNWGDGYFKVKYANIDVEIDGKPADSDLGTYLATPAGQIITLQAVHTLTDWGVTFGADAEIALDYDDVAAGSKPLQGYEVFNAFVEYVPPQRPNLTLRAELKNIFDETYSDRATYGQEFGQVTPLYEPGRSFILTARATF
- a CDS encoding FecR family protein; translation: MTKDNHISEALLEEAMDWFLELKARPNCRETEAGFRAWLGQSDLHAQAWETALRTWQLLGEVPPVNEHLWRGARPSVAVETTIRQRRRMGTSGLAAGVALALAACLALFVSVPSLFVWWQADHVTETAQNRTVTLVDGTIIEMGGGSAIATDIGAGTRHVRLLKGEAFFNVARDPSRPFVVEAGGVEVSVLGTAFDVQLASTETTVELAHGTVAVSYSANAHRQNFELAPGEMATVSHATGAVVRSAIAEDEIGAWRSGRMFVNDVTVAAAAERLQRYHSAWISIPQPDLAARRVTGVYDLKDPDRALQALVQPFGGKVREVTRYGRILTRF